Proteins encoded by one window of Arachis ipaensis cultivar K30076 chromosome B04, Araip1.1, whole genome shotgun sequence:
- the LOC107638254 gene encoding pentatricopeptide repeat-containing protein At4g14190, chloroplastic-like, whose translation MENSLTHARSHSHHFHFHPNSFTNTIHTETKSSKNKTIFFFFKPFSKFQSLTTQARLASSIHPLSPPPPPPSTNNAVLDSKHTTLLVEAYHVHRELGILLRKLDSIDGDPLRILTEDGDWPKEYFWVVVKFLKNASRFSEILQVFDMWKNIEKSRISELNYNKIISLLVEGGMMEGAMSTLQEMKIHGLKPSLDTYNPIIHGFSREGKFGEALRFLDEMKEFDLEPDTETYDGLIRAYGKFKMYDEIGKCVKKMELDGCSPDHITYNILIQEYSRGGVLQRMEKIYQRMISKRMRLQSSTLIAMLDAYTTFGMVEKMEMFYRKLLNSKTRLDDDLIRKVAEVYIKNYMFSRLEDLGLDLRSAFGESDLVWCLRLLSYACLLSRKGMDIIVQEMRDAKVHWNVTTANIIMLAYVKMRDFKRLRILLSLFPMYRVKPDIVTVGIVFDANRIGFDGSGTLEAWRRMRYHYRVVEMETDSLVLTAFGKGHFLKSCEEMYSSLHPEYRERKTWTYHDLITLVSMYSGK comes from the exons ATGGAGAATTCTTTGACACACGCTCGTTCTCACAGCCACCACTTCCATTTCCACCCCAATAGCTTCACAAACACCATACATACCGAAACTAAGAGCAGCAAAAACAAaaccatctttttcttcttcaaacctttttcaaaattccaatCCCTCACAACCCAAGCTCGCCTTGCTTCCTCTATCCACCCACTGtcgccaccgccaccgccaccatCCACCAACAATGCTGTTTTGGACTCAAAGCACACCACCCTTCTTGTGGAAGCTTACCATGTTCACCGTGAATTGGGAATCTTGCTGCGGAAACTTGATAGCATAGATGGTGACCCTCTTAGGATTCTTACTGAAGACGGTGATTGGCCCAAAGAATACTTTTGGGTTGTTGTCAAGTTCCTCAAGAATGCATCAAGGTTTTCGGAAATCCTTCAG GTATTTGACATGTGGAAGAACATTGAGAAATCAAGGATTAGTGAGTTAAACTATAACAAGATAATATCCCTGTTAGTTGAAGGAGGGATGATGGAAGGTGCCATGTCTACATTGCAAGAGATGAAAATTCATGGTCTCAAGCCTTCTTTGGACACCTACAATCCGATTATCCACGGTTTCTCCAGAGAAGGTAAATTCGGCGAAGCTTTGCGTTTTCTTGATGAGAtgaaagaatttgatttagagccAGACACTGAGACTTATGATGGATTGATACGAGCTTATGGTAAGTTTAAAATGTATGATGAGATTGGTAAGTGTGTGAAAAAGATGGAGTTGGATGGTTGTTCTCCTGATCATATCACTTATAATATACTTATACAAGAGTATTCACGCGGTGGGGTACTCCAAAGGATGGAAAAAATATATCAAAGAATGATTTCGAAAAGAATGCGTTTGCAATCTTCAACATTGATTGCAATGCTCGATGCTTACACCACATTTGGTATGGTTGAAAAGATGGAAATGTTTTATAGAAAATTGCTGAACTCAAAAACACGTCTAGATGATGATTTGATACGAAAAGTGGCTGAGGTTTATATCAAGAACTACATGTTTTCTAGGTTAGAGGACCTTGGACTAGATTTACGTTCAGCATTCGGTGAATCTGACCTTGTATGGTGCCTTCGCCTCCTTTCTTATGCATGTCTTCTGAGTCGAAAAGGCATGGATATAATTGTTCAAGAAATGCGAGATGCCAAGGTTCATTGGAATGTTACCACTGCCAATATCATCATGTTGGCTTATGTGAAGATGAGAGATTTCAAGAGGTTGAGGATTTTGCTATCGCTATTCCCAATGTATCGAGTGAAGCCTGATATAGTCACTGTTGGAATTGTATTCGATGCAAACAGAATCGGCTTTGATGGTAGTGGAACTTTAGAAGCATGGAGAAGAATGCGGTATCATTACCGAGTTGTAGAAATGGAAACAGATTCTCTGGTTCTTACTGCATTTGGTAAAGGCCATTTTCTAAAAAGCTGCGAAGAAATGTACTCTTCCCTTCACCCAGAGTATAGAGAAAGGAAAACATGGACATATCATGACCTTATTACTTTAGTATCAATGTATAGTGGCAAGTAA